From the genome of uncultured Bacteroides sp.:
GGGTTCCGTTTTGATAGTTATCACTTTGACGGAAACAAGGCGCTTATTGAAGTCAATGGGGTTACAGAACTAAGAACTGCTCCTGCAGGAGGAAGATATGACGACAGCAAACTGCATACCTCCTATTTCACCATTCCTTTGCTGCTTGAGTATCAAAAAAGGATTCCACACACAGGCCCCCTCTATCTATCGGCAGGCGTTGTGGGTAATGTAAAATTATGCTCTTCTTCCAAAGTAAAACTAAACGATGAAAGTGGCAGTCATAAGCAAAAGCTAGGAAGCGACTTAAATATTCGCCCTGTATCAATGGATTTCCTGATACAAGCAGGTGTAGGATGTTTCGGAATGTATGCAAGATACTCTCCACAAACTCTTTTTGAAGGAGGAAAAGGACCTGAAATTCATCCCGTTTCCATCGGATTAGTTCTTCATTTAGATATGTAAATCTAATCTGTATTCAATATTCTTTCTTATAAAAGCACTCCTGCTATCAATTACATACAGTATAGGTAGCGGGAGCTTTTATATATAATATAATACGGAGTGTAATCCCTGGCTTAATGCAAGTAGAAAAAGATAAGAAGTGCCACGTTAAGCACTATTATAAGAGTAAAACCGATAGTAAGATAAGGAAGCATCTCTTTTCTCCTTCCTGAGAAGAATAAAGCATAGCACATTTTCATAAGATTGTTACTCACAATAGCTTGCAATGTACAAGCCACGGCCATACTTACAGCTAAGCTTCCTGTACCCTGAAGAAGAGTTAAGACAAATGGGGTAACATCACTTAAGCCCGATACAAACGAAAGTATATTCAGCCCTTCTGTCCCTGCATAACTAAATGTATAATGGGTAACAACTGTAAAGACAACAAACAACAGTGCAAAAATCAAAGCAACTTTAAACTCTAAAGGGTTATTGCTTTCTTCACCATCGTCTTCAGTATCTTTTGTTAGCTCGGTAAAATCGGTTTTTTTATGAATAACCCAAGCTATTATTATCGATACACATGACATAATAAGCAAATAAGGATAAACAGAAAGAAATATCTCTACGCTGAATACCGGTATCAGTATAAGAAATCGAAGATACATCATACTCACTGCCATCAGCATTGCGGCCACATATTCGGGAATTTCTCTTTCCTTTGCATGCTTACATTTGCGGGCCAAGACTGAAATTGTAGCAGTACTGCTATATAGTCCTCCAACAATGCCGGCAACCAATGTACCGGATTGATGAAACACATATCTTTTCAGCAAATAAGAGAGATAAGAAATGCCAGAAACAACAACAGTAGCAAGCCATATTGTGTAGGGAGTAAGGTTTATCCCCGGAATAAGATTCTCATTGGGAAGCATTGGAAGAATAATACCACTGATAGCAAGGAACTTTGCCAGGGTAATCATTTCGTCATTCTGCATATGTTGTGCAATCTCCGTAAAGGTACTCTTCATTTCTGTAAAAAGCAGAACGGTAACAACAACCATAATATAGAACCAGGAAGGCTGAGTTTCTACAATCGGAGCAAGACAGTAGGTGATTAAACCGGTAATAATACTGGTAATTCCATAAATATTGTGCTGAGACATCTTTACATAATAGTTCAGCCCCAAAAGAATAATTAGAGCCAATCCGCCACCCATAAAAAGGAACAGATTTACAGGATCAAGAATATAAAGCAGATAACCAAGAATCCCGATAAAAGTAAACGTACGGTCTGTTCCGAAAAAGGTTTTATCTATTCCTTCTCCTTCCTTCTTCAAACTCAACTTGCGTTGCGAAAGACCAATAAGAAGGGAAAAAAGAGTTACCAGAACAAACGTGAAAAGTTCCTGAGGGAATATTTGATAGATCTTCTCCATAATCTTTAGTTTTTCTATTTAGTATATGAATACTAACTTATCTATTATATTTTGAAAGAACCGTGATAATCATTAATAGTATAACAGATTAGAGAATAGTCATTTATATACAAATATATAAAATATTTCAGACAAATAAAATTATTTCCAGGTTCTAAAAGGGTGTTTCATTAAATTTGAGTTGTAATAACGGACATCTCCCGTCACTTCTTCACCAATAAACGAAGGTTTTTCATACAATTCATCTTCTGAACCAAGTTCTACTTCCGCCAGAATTAGTCCTTCATTATCGCCATAAAACTCATCAACTTCAAAAGTATGCTTACCACTTTTAACCAGGTATCTGGTTTTATCAATAATACCCGGTTCACAGAGCTTCATCAGTTCCTTAGCTTCATTAAACGGGATCTCCTTCTCCCATTCGTATCTGCTTGTACCGGAAGCATTAGATGCACCTTTTATTGTTAGATATCCCTTTTCATCGCGTATCCTTATACGAACAGTGCGCCCATGCGCACTGCTTATATAACCTTGTACAATATGACTTTGGGAATAAGCCAATGACTTGAATTCTCCTTTTACCAGGAATTTTCTTTCTATTTCCTGAGCCATAATTTAGAAATTTAATTGAGCACGGAGTGTAACAATACTATAATCATTACCCACCTTACCAAAACTTTCAATTACTTCGGACGGAACTTTAGTCACTTCGTCAAAACTCTTATAACCTACTCCAACAGTTCCACCTGCATTTGCATATTTATCATGATCTACATAAGAGTAATTTAGCTGAAACTTCAGGTTCTTGCTTGCATAATAGTTGATACCCACTGTGTATCCTTTAGAGTCACCACCTTTAACACTTTTCCCATTCATATCCAAACGGTCAAAACGGGCAGCTAATTCTATATCTCC
Proteins encoded in this window:
- a CDS encoding DUF4010 domain-containing protein; translation: MEKIYQIFPQELFTFVLVTLFSLLIGLSQRKLSLKKEGEGIDKTFFGTDRTFTFIGILGYLLYILDPVNLFLFMGGGLALIILLGLNYYVKMSQHNIYGITSIITGLITYCLAPIVETQPSWFYIMVVVTVLLFTEMKSTFTEIAQHMQNDEMITLAKFLAISGIILPMLPNENLIPGINLTPYTIWLATVVVSGISYLSYLLKRYVFHQSGTLVAGIVGGLYSSTATISVLARKCKHAKEREIPEYVAAMLMAVSMMYLRFLILIPVFSVEIFLSVYPYLLIMSCVSIIIAWVIHKKTDFTELTKDTEDDGEESNNPLEFKVALIFALLFVVFTVVTHYTFSYAGTEGLNILSFVSGLSDVTPFVLTLLQGTGSLAVSMAVACTLQAIVSNNLMKMCYALFFSGRRKEMLPYLTIGFTLIIVLNVALLIFFYLH
- a CDS encoding CYTH domain-containing protein, producing the protein MAQEIERKFLVKGEFKSLAYSQSHIVQGYISSAHGRTVRIRIRDEKGYLTIKGASNASGTSRYEWEKEIPFNEAKELMKLCEPGIIDKTRYLVKSGKHTFEVDEFYGDNEGLILAEVELGSEDELYEKPSFIGEEVTGDVRYYNSNLMKHPFRTWK